One part of the Andrena cerasifolii isolate SP2316 chromosome 4, iyAndCera1_principal, whole genome shotgun sequence genome encodes these proteins:
- the Pbl gene encoding epithelial cell transforming 2 pebble isoform X1, which translates to MEEQSVHSSISDINSEEAVRSEPVIIPRKKRICLIAAAGDDPALGVAAQQFSVPVLKSETGLEYVEDTAYCTYFILKQFEGPEYDALHKSAHRILGPTALLQLAEKKDSLPSINRPMYTQAMVGTVVVFTGFRKKDELTKLINMIHNMGGSIRKEMGAKVTHLIANCCGGDKYRYAVTFRVPIMSMDWVTTLWNAKDDISSYGNNEELITMYKLKPFFGAKVCFFGFPEEEKRHMCEVLQQQGGESTEIDDPNCTHVVTDVGSHRYKKLDGASNILSYNKNPNYVPYHYTKTQPFPFTFYNPYTNTIPNMRKLNTLQASSIGNINTNRKLNAKRFSHCLCSSLPIYLDEKENRFNYSVLNDISQDSAICMDDNLYDCSSFPDESYTSEFSIAGTDSGIDMSTTKYSYNVIQTNRLIVPQPNFLGTPTMPNMHSTFSSSLNYNDRKMGDNISDILSNEKANDGNMNTQSGLYNFKSSTLYKKKVAQHINKQCSDSKVHPPKSFRNIQCTRNPFFLNRRYIKWRKAKSCIAIHKIPSLDKYKFRKTHSHPNLLRRYDSELGDSLLYDSPTPSVKNRSFFGTCKLGSSILSKLGHFSFSPIFKEYVLIDPCHETPENHQRQKYTPLPSPLSMPAKVAKLSNSDHSSRSNVTSYGKYSDYSPKINAPKGNYTKLEKQEEKSLSSVVDESNVNALPDLASVRAHIVKAEWFWTSVQNEGAADEKEYLFEDYLESVLSPTVSARRDSQQTATPSTASTRRKRKRLAETLSSLVQNGADSPALHKRRSSISDAGLLSVSGSFLDCTASPDKPLLDDIPEVEAVNTDNSRKNLSPRHQVFLELVQTESNYVGILSTIMTLFKSPLEELIDTSGELLNGTEAKIIFGNFPPIYDVHKKMLEELRYSATHWMEDISIGNIFLKFAPDLVKAYPPYVNFFENTKEMLDQCDQNKPRFHAFLKVCQTKPECGRQSLKELLIKPVQRLPSISLLLNDILKHTNKNNPDHSALELSISSIKEVMTYINEDKRKTEGQLAMFDIFNEIDNCPPHLLSSHRSFIGKCDVMELSEGLSGRGDHLVLFLFTDTLEICKKRSKAFNSLKSPNTANGLHATKLSQGKPYKHIKMLSLSTIKKVVDIRETDECHKVFALMVRSNQELKEKLFSFTITDEEVNKTNYLRTLCRQMANTVCKADADTFLISLDSHQLEIDTSDVALGTLSKAFKSLFHNFYLEYMDPYVFLLNSMCETTLHVPLPFASRTRMKVGRAFSFNKTPSKLKRAMSTMMSPFGSTNSLTPASQQLAQMRLASCNNINELVNGGSGSPSRDDVLVAPMSVQPTRKAKCSSLSMASLRRNCSEEVMQDKSDL; encoded by the exons ATGGAAGAGCAAAGCGTTCACAGCAGTATCAGTGATATAAATAGTGAAGAGGCGGTTAGAAGTGAAC CTGTGATTATACCACGTAAAAAACGAATATGCTTAATCGCTGCAGCTGGCGACGATCCTGCGCTCGGCGTTGCTGCTCAGCAGTTTAGCGTGCCCGTTCTTAAGTCCGAAACTGGTTTAGAATATGTAGAAGACACAGCATATTGTACTTACTTTATACTGAAACAATTCGAGGGACCTGAGTATGACGCTCTTCATAAAAGTGCCCACAG AATATTGGGGCCGACAGCGCTTCTGCAGCTGGCAGAAAAGAAGGACTCGCTACCTAGTATTAATAGACCAATGTATACGCAAGCTATGGTAGGCACGGTAGTGGTATTTACTGGATTTAGAAAAAAAGATGAATTG ACCAAGTTGATCAACATGATTCACAACATGGGTGGAAGTATTAGAAAGGAAATGGGTGCGAAGGTAACGCACCTCATCGCTAATTGTTGCGGTGGGGACAAGTACAGATATGCGGTCACATTTCGGGTCCCTATCATGTCGATGGATTGGGTGACAACTCTGTGGAATGCCAAAGACGATATTTCCAGTTACGGGAATAATGAGGAACTG ATCACAATGTATAAATTGAAACCATTTTTTGGCGCGAAAGTATGTTTCTTTGGTTTTCCTGAAGAAGAGAAACGTCACATGTGCGAAGTTCTACAACAACAGGGTGGCGAATCTACAGAAATCGACGATCCGAATTGCACGCACGTG GTAACAGACGTAGGAAGCCATCGATACAAGAAACTCGACGGTGCTTCTAACATCCTATCGTATAATAAAAATCCTAATTACGTTCCATACCACTACACAAAAACACAACCATTTCCCTTTACTTTCTACAATCCATACACCAATACAATTCCTAATATGAGAAAGCTAAATACTTTACAAGCCTCCAGTATTGGCAATATAAACACGAACAGAAAGTTAAATGCCAAGCGTTTCTCCCATTGCCTTTGTTCGTCTCTGCCAATATATTTGGATGAGAAAGAAAATAGATTTAATTACTCTGTGCTAAATGATATTAGTCAAGATTCGGCGATCTGTATGGACGATAATTTATACGATTGTTCGAGTTTTCCAGATGAGTCTTATACGTCTGAGTTCTCTATAGCAGGAACTGACTCTGGCATTGATATGTCTACAACAAAGTATTCTTATAATGTAATACAAACAAATCGCTTAATTGTTCCACAACCCAACTTTCTTGGTACACCTACTATGCCGAACATGCATTCGACGTTTTCATCTTCTTTGAATTATAACGATAGAAAAATGGGTGATAATATATCGGACATTCTTTCAAATGAAAAGGCCAACGACGGGAATATGAATACTCAATCGGGATTATATAATTTCAAGTCTTCCACATTGTATAAAAAGAAAGTTGCTCAGCATATAAACAAGCAGTGTTCCGACAGTAAAGTTCATCCTCCGAAGTCCTTTAGAAACATACAATGTACACGAAATCCTTTCTTTCTGAATAGGCGATACATTAAGTGGCGAAAGGCTAAGTCTTGCATTGCGATTCATAAAATCCCTTCTCTAGATAAGTACAAGTTTAGAAAGACGCATTCTCATCCTAATTTATTAAGGCGATACGATTCAGAACTCGGTGATTCTCTCTTGTACGATTCTCCTACGCCATCGGTAAAGAATAGAAGCTTCTTCGGTACATGCAAATTGGGATCGTCAATTTTATCAAAGCTCGGTCATTTCAGCTTCTCTCCGatttttaaagaatatgtaCTTATCGACCCGTGTCATGAAACTCCAGAAAATCATCAGAGGCAGAAATATACTCCTTTACCTAGTCCTCTCTCCATGCCAGCTAAGGTAGCGAAGCTATCAAACTCTGACCATAGCTCAAGAAGTAATGTCACGTCGTATGGGAAATATTCAGATTATTCTCCCAAAATTAATGCTCCGAAAGGCAATTATACAAAACTGGAGAAACAGGAGGAGAAGTCATTATCATCG GTTGTGGACGAATCGAATGTAAACGCATTGCCGGATTTAGCTTCTGTGAGAGCTCATATTGTAAAGGCCGAGTGGTTCTGGACATCTGTGCAAAATGAGGGTGCAGCTGACGAGaaggaatatttatttgaagAT TACTTGGAATCCGTTTTATCACCAACTGTATCAGCTAGACGTGACAGTCAACAAACTGCCACACCGAGTACGGCGTCTACAAGACGAAAACGAAAACGTTTAGCAGAAACTTTATCTAGTCTGGTCCAAAACGGTGCAGATTCGCCAGCCCTGCACAAGAGACGGTCCAGCATCAGTGATGCGGGACTTTTGAGTGTTAGTGGGAGTTTCCTTGACTGTACTGCGAGCCCAGATAAGCCATTACTTGATG ATATTCCAGAAGTGGAAGCTGTTAATACGGATAACTCTAGAAAAAATTTATCACCGCGTCATCAAGTTTTCTTAGAATTAGTACAAACAGAGTCGAATTATGTTGGTATTCTCAGTACAATTATGACG TTGTTTAAATCGCCGTTAGAAGAACTCATTGACACGAGTGGCGAGCTATTGAATGGCACAGAAGCTAAAATTATATTTGGCAATTTTCCGCCCATTTATGACGTTCATAAGAAAATGTTAGAGGAACTAAGATACAGTGCTACTCACTGGATGGAGGACATTAGCATAGGTAATATATTTCTGAAGTTCGCACCTGACCTAGTCAAGGCGTATCCACCGTATGTCAACTTCTTCGAAAATACAAAGGAGATGCTCGACCAATGTGATCAAAACAAACCGCGATTTCACGCTTTTCTTAAGGTTTGTCAGACGAAGCCTGAATGCGGTCGACAAAGCTTAAAGGAGTTACTGATTAAACCAGTACAAAGGTTACCCAGTATTAGTCTGTTATTAAACG ATATCCTTAAACacacgaataaaaataacccagatCACAGCGCATTGGAGTTGTCAATTAGCAGTATTAAGGAAGTCATGACGTATATAAATGAAGACAAGAGAAAAACCGAGGGTCAGCTAgctatgtttgatatttttaatgaGATTGACAACTGCCCGCCGCATTTACTTTCTTCACATCGATCGTTTATTGGTAAATGCGACGTGATGGAACTGAGCGAGGGTCTGAGCGGGCGCGGTGATCACTTAGTTTTGTTCCTGTTTACGGATACcctcgaaatatgtaaaaagagATCGAAAGCATTCAATTCGTTGAAAAGTCCTAACACAGCCAACGGATTGCACGCGACTAAATTAAGTCAAGGGAAGCCATATAAGCATATCAAGATGTTATCACTCAGTACGATAAAAAAAGTTGTTGATATACGAGAAACTGATG AATGTCATAAAGTATTTGCTTTGATGGTGAGAAGTAATCAAGAGTTGAAGGAGAAATTGTTCTCATTTACAATTACCGATGAGGAAGtgaataaaacaaattatttacggACTTTATGCAGACAAATGGCTAATACAGTGTGTAAAGCTGATGCG GACACTTTCCTGATAAGTCTTGATTCGCATCAACTCGAAATTGACACAAGTGATGTAGCATTAGGAACATTAAGTAAAGCATTTAA GAGcctatttcataatttttacctGGAGTATATGGACCCGTATGTGTTCCTACTCAATAGCATGTGTGAAACCACGTTACATGTCCCACTACC gtTTGCGTCTCGTACAAGGATGAAAGTCGGCAGAGCGTTTAGTTTTAATAAAACTCCAAGCAAATTAAAAAGAGCGATGTCAACGATGATGTCGCCATTTGGGTCAACCAACAGCCTCACGCCAGCAAGTCAGCAACTTGCACAGATGCGGCTTGCTAGTTGCAACAATATTAAC GAGCTGGTTAATGGTGGTTCAGGCTCGCCATCTAGAGATGATGTTCTAGTAGCACCCATGTCGGTTCAGCCGACACGAAAGGCCAAATGCAGTTCCCTCAGTATGGCTTCGTTGAGAAG AAATTGTTCAGAGGAAGTCATGCAGGACAAATCCGATCTTTGA
- the Pbl gene encoding epithelial cell transforming 2 pebble isoform X4, producing MEEQSVHSSISDINSEEAVRSEPVIIPRKKRICLIAAAGDDPALGVAAQQFSVPVLKSETGLEYVEDTAYCTYFILKQFEGPEYDALHKSAHRILGPTALLQLAEKKDSLPSINRPMYTQAMVGTVVVFTGFRKKDELTKLINMIHNMGGSIRKEMGAKVTHLIANCCGGDKYRYAVTFRVPIMSMDWVTTLWNAKDDISSYGNNEELITMYKLKPFFGAKVCFFGFPEEEKRHMCEVLQQQGGESTEIDDPNCTHVVTDVGSHRYKKLDGASNILSYNKNPNYVPYHYTKTQPFPFTFYNPYTNTIPNMRKLNTLQASSIGNINTNRKLNAKRFSHCLCSSLPIYLDEKENRFNYSVLNDISQDSAICMDDNLYDCSSFPDESYTSEFSIAGTDSGIDMSTTKYSYNVIQTNRLIVPQPNFLGTPTMPNMHSTFSSSLNYNDRKMGDNISDILSNEKANDGNMNTQSGLYNFKSSTLYKKKVAQHINKQCSDSKVHPPKSFRNIQCTRNPFFLNRRYIKWRKAKSCIAIHKIPSLDKYKFRKTHSHPNLLRRYDSELGDSLLYDSPTPSVKNRSFFGTCKLGSSILSKLGHFSFSPIFKEYVLIDPCHETPENHQRQKYTPLPSPLSMPAKVAKLSNSDHSSRSNVTSYGKYSDYSPKINAPKGNYTKLEKQEEKSLSSVVDESNVNALPDLASVRAHIVKAEWFWTSVQNEGAADEKEYLFEDYLESVLSPTVSARRDSQQTATPSTASTRRKRKRLAETLSSLVQNGADSPALHKRRSSISDAGLLSVSGSFLDCTASPDKPLLDDIPEVEAVNTDNSRKNLSPRHQVFLELVQTESNYVGILSTIMTLFKSPLEELIDTSGELLNGTEAKIIFGNFPPIYDVHKKMLEELRYSATHWMEDISIGNIFLKFAPDLVKAYPPYVNFFENTKEMLDQCDQNKPRFHAFLKVCQTKPECGRQSLKELLIKPVQRLPSISLLLNDILKHTNKNNPDHSALELSISSIKEVMTYINEDKRKTEGQLAMFDIFNEIDNCPPHLLSSHRSFIGKCDVMELSEGLSGRGDHLVLFLFTDTLEICKKRSKAFNSLKSPNTANGLHATKLSQGKPYKHIKMLSLSTIKKVVDIRETDECHKVFALMVRSNQELKEKLFSFTITDEEVNKTNYLRTLCRQMANTVCKADADTFLISLDSHQLEIDTSDVALGTLSKAFKSLFHNFYLEYMDPFASRTRMKVGRAFSFNKTPSKLKRAMSTMMSPFGSTNSLTPASQQLAQMRLASCNNINELVNGGSGSPSRDDVLVAPMSVQPTRKAKCSSLSMASLRRNCSEEVMQDKSDL from the exons ATGGAAGAGCAAAGCGTTCACAGCAGTATCAGTGATATAAATAGTGAAGAGGCGGTTAGAAGTGAAC CTGTGATTATACCACGTAAAAAACGAATATGCTTAATCGCTGCAGCTGGCGACGATCCTGCGCTCGGCGTTGCTGCTCAGCAGTTTAGCGTGCCCGTTCTTAAGTCCGAAACTGGTTTAGAATATGTAGAAGACACAGCATATTGTACTTACTTTATACTGAAACAATTCGAGGGACCTGAGTATGACGCTCTTCATAAAAGTGCCCACAG AATATTGGGGCCGACAGCGCTTCTGCAGCTGGCAGAAAAGAAGGACTCGCTACCTAGTATTAATAGACCAATGTATACGCAAGCTATGGTAGGCACGGTAGTGGTATTTACTGGATTTAGAAAAAAAGATGAATTG ACCAAGTTGATCAACATGATTCACAACATGGGTGGAAGTATTAGAAAGGAAATGGGTGCGAAGGTAACGCACCTCATCGCTAATTGTTGCGGTGGGGACAAGTACAGATATGCGGTCACATTTCGGGTCCCTATCATGTCGATGGATTGGGTGACAACTCTGTGGAATGCCAAAGACGATATTTCCAGTTACGGGAATAATGAGGAACTG ATCACAATGTATAAATTGAAACCATTTTTTGGCGCGAAAGTATGTTTCTTTGGTTTTCCTGAAGAAGAGAAACGTCACATGTGCGAAGTTCTACAACAACAGGGTGGCGAATCTACAGAAATCGACGATCCGAATTGCACGCACGTG GTAACAGACGTAGGAAGCCATCGATACAAGAAACTCGACGGTGCTTCTAACATCCTATCGTATAATAAAAATCCTAATTACGTTCCATACCACTACACAAAAACACAACCATTTCCCTTTACTTTCTACAATCCATACACCAATACAATTCCTAATATGAGAAAGCTAAATACTTTACAAGCCTCCAGTATTGGCAATATAAACACGAACAGAAAGTTAAATGCCAAGCGTTTCTCCCATTGCCTTTGTTCGTCTCTGCCAATATATTTGGATGAGAAAGAAAATAGATTTAATTACTCTGTGCTAAATGATATTAGTCAAGATTCGGCGATCTGTATGGACGATAATTTATACGATTGTTCGAGTTTTCCAGATGAGTCTTATACGTCTGAGTTCTCTATAGCAGGAACTGACTCTGGCATTGATATGTCTACAACAAAGTATTCTTATAATGTAATACAAACAAATCGCTTAATTGTTCCACAACCCAACTTTCTTGGTACACCTACTATGCCGAACATGCATTCGACGTTTTCATCTTCTTTGAATTATAACGATAGAAAAATGGGTGATAATATATCGGACATTCTTTCAAATGAAAAGGCCAACGACGGGAATATGAATACTCAATCGGGATTATATAATTTCAAGTCTTCCACATTGTATAAAAAGAAAGTTGCTCAGCATATAAACAAGCAGTGTTCCGACAGTAAAGTTCATCCTCCGAAGTCCTTTAGAAACATACAATGTACACGAAATCCTTTCTTTCTGAATAGGCGATACATTAAGTGGCGAAAGGCTAAGTCTTGCATTGCGATTCATAAAATCCCTTCTCTAGATAAGTACAAGTTTAGAAAGACGCATTCTCATCCTAATTTATTAAGGCGATACGATTCAGAACTCGGTGATTCTCTCTTGTACGATTCTCCTACGCCATCGGTAAAGAATAGAAGCTTCTTCGGTACATGCAAATTGGGATCGTCAATTTTATCAAAGCTCGGTCATTTCAGCTTCTCTCCGatttttaaagaatatgtaCTTATCGACCCGTGTCATGAAACTCCAGAAAATCATCAGAGGCAGAAATATACTCCTTTACCTAGTCCTCTCTCCATGCCAGCTAAGGTAGCGAAGCTATCAAACTCTGACCATAGCTCAAGAAGTAATGTCACGTCGTATGGGAAATATTCAGATTATTCTCCCAAAATTAATGCTCCGAAAGGCAATTATACAAAACTGGAGAAACAGGAGGAGAAGTCATTATCATCG GTTGTGGACGAATCGAATGTAAACGCATTGCCGGATTTAGCTTCTGTGAGAGCTCATATTGTAAAGGCCGAGTGGTTCTGGACATCTGTGCAAAATGAGGGTGCAGCTGACGAGaaggaatatttatttgaagAT TACTTGGAATCCGTTTTATCACCAACTGTATCAGCTAGACGTGACAGTCAACAAACTGCCACACCGAGTACGGCGTCTACAAGACGAAAACGAAAACGTTTAGCAGAAACTTTATCTAGTCTGGTCCAAAACGGTGCAGATTCGCCAGCCCTGCACAAGAGACGGTCCAGCATCAGTGATGCGGGACTTTTGAGTGTTAGTGGGAGTTTCCTTGACTGTACTGCGAGCCCAGATAAGCCATTACTTGATG ATATTCCAGAAGTGGAAGCTGTTAATACGGATAACTCTAGAAAAAATTTATCACCGCGTCATCAAGTTTTCTTAGAATTAGTACAAACAGAGTCGAATTATGTTGGTATTCTCAGTACAATTATGACG TTGTTTAAATCGCCGTTAGAAGAACTCATTGACACGAGTGGCGAGCTATTGAATGGCACAGAAGCTAAAATTATATTTGGCAATTTTCCGCCCATTTATGACGTTCATAAGAAAATGTTAGAGGAACTAAGATACAGTGCTACTCACTGGATGGAGGACATTAGCATAGGTAATATATTTCTGAAGTTCGCACCTGACCTAGTCAAGGCGTATCCACCGTATGTCAACTTCTTCGAAAATACAAAGGAGATGCTCGACCAATGTGATCAAAACAAACCGCGATTTCACGCTTTTCTTAAGGTTTGTCAGACGAAGCCTGAATGCGGTCGACAAAGCTTAAAGGAGTTACTGATTAAACCAGTACAAAGGTTACCCAGTATTAGTCTGTTATTAAACG ATATCCTTAAACacacgaataaaaataacccagatCACAGCGCATTGGAGTTGTCAATTAGCAGTATTAAGGAAGTCATGACGTATATAAATGAAGACAAGAGAAAAACCGAGGGTCAGCTAgctatgtttgatatttttaatgaGATTGACAACTGCCCGCCGCATTTACTTTCTTCACATCGATCGTTTATTGGTAAATGCGACGTGATGGAACTGAGCGAGGGTCTGAGCGGGCGCGGTGATCACTTAGTTTTGTTCCTGTTTACGGATACcctcgaaatatgtaaaaagagATCGAAAGCATTCAATTCGTTGAAAAGTCCTAACACAGCCAACGGATTGCACGCGACTAAATTAAGTCAAGGGAAGCCATATAAGCATATCAAGATGTTATCACTCAGTACGATAAAAAAAGTTGTTGATATACGAGAAACTGATG AATGTCATAAAGTATTTGCTTTGATGGTGAGAAGTAATCAAGAGTTGAAGGAGAAATTGTTCTCATTTACAATTACCGATGAGGAAGtgaataaaacaaattatttacggACTTTATGCAGACAAATGGCTAATACAGTGTGTAAAGCTGATGCG GACACTTTCCTGATAAGTCTTGATTCGCATCAACTCGAAATTGACACAAGTGATGTAGCATTAGGAACATTAAGTAAAGCATTTAA GAGcctatttcataatttttacctGGAGTATATGGACCC gtTTGCGTCTCGTACAAGGATGAAAGTCGGCAGAGCGTTTAGTTTTAATAAAACTCCAAGCAAATTAAAAAGAGCGATGTCAACGATGATGTCGCCATTTGGGTCAACCAACAGCCTCACGCCAGCAAGTCAGCAACTTGCACAGATGCGGCTTGCTAGTTGCAACAATATTAAC GAGCTGGTTAATGGTGGTTCAGGCTCGCCATCTAGAGATGATGTTCTAGTAGCACCCATGTCGGTTCAGCCGACACGAAAGGCCAAATGCAGTTCCCTCAGTATGGCTTCGTTGAGAAG AAATTGTTCAGAGGAAGTCATGCAGGACAAATCCGATCTTTGA
- the Pbl gene encoding epithelial cell transforming 2 pebble isoform X9, producing MEEQSVHSSISDINSEEAVRSEPVIIPRKKRICLIAAAGDDPALGVAAQQFSVPVLKSETGLEYVEDTAYCTYFILKQFEGPEYDALHKSAHRILGPTALLQLAEKKDSLPSINRPMYTQAMVGTVVVFTGFRKKDELTKLINMIHNMGGSIRKEMGAKVTHLIANCCGGDKYRYAVTFRVPIMSMDWVTTLWNAKDDISSYGNNEELITMYKLKPFFGAKVCFFGFPEEEKRHMCEVLQQQGGESTEIDDPNCTHVVVDESNVNALPDLASVRAHIVKAEWFWTSVQNEGAADEKEYLFEDYLESVLSPTVSARRDSQQTATPSTASTRRKRKRLAETLSSLVQNGADSPALHKRRSSISDAGLLSVSGSFLDCTASPDKPLLDDIPEVEAVNTDNSRKNLSPRHQVFLELVQTESNYVGILSTIMTLFKSPLEELIDTSGELLNGTEAKIIFGNFPPIYDVHKKMLEELRYSATHWMEDISIGNIFLKFAPDLVKAYPPYVNFFENTKEMLDQCDQNKPRFHAFLKVCQTKPECGRQSLKELLIKPVQRLPSISLLLNDILKHTNKNNPDHSALELSISSIKEVMTYINEDKRKTEGQLAMFDIFNEIDNCPPHLLSSHRSFIGKCDVMELSEGLSGRGDHLVLFLFTDTLEICKKRSKAFNSLKSPNTANGLHATKLSQGKPYKHIKMLSLSTIKKVVDIRETDECHKVFALMVRSNQELKEKLFSFTITDEEVNKTNYLRTLCRQMANTVCKADADTFLISLDSHQLEIDTSDVALGTLSKAFKSLFHNFYLEYMDPYVFLLNSMCETTLHVPLPFASRTRMKVGRAFSFNKTPSKLKRAMSTMMSPFGSTNSLTPASQQLAQMRLASCNNINELVNGGSGSPSRDDVLVAPMSVQPTRKAKCSSLSMASLRRNCSEEVMQDKSDL from the exons ATGGAAGAGCAAAGCGTTCACAGCAGTATCAGTGATATAAATAGTGAAGAGGCGGTTAGAAGTGAAC CTGTGATTATACCACGTAAAAAACGAATATGCTTAATCGCTGCAGCTGGCGACGATCCTGCGCTCGGCGTTGCTGCTCAGCAGTTTAGCGTGCCCGTTCTTAAGTCCGAAACTGGTTTAGAATATGTAGAAGACACAGCATATTGTACTTACTTTATACTGAAACAATTCGAGGGACCTGAGTATGACGCTCTTCATAAAAGTGCCCACAG AATATTGGGGCCGACAGCGCTTCTGCAGCTGGCAGAAAAGAAGGACTCGCTACCTAGTATTAATAGACCAATGTATACGCAAGCTATGGTAGGCACGGTAGTGGTATTTACTGGATTTAGAAAAAAAGATGAATTG ACCAAGTTGATCAACATGATTCACAACATGGGTGGAAGTATTAGAAAGGAAATGGGTGCGAAGGTAACGCACCTCATCGCTAATTGTTGCGGTGGGGACAAGTACAGATATGCGGTCACATTTCGGGTCCCTATCATGTCGATGGATTGGGTGACAACTCTGTGGAATGCCAAAGACGATATTTCCAGTTACGGGAATAATGAGGAACTG ATCACAATGTATAAATTGAAACCATTTTTTGGCGCGAAAGTATGTTTCTTTGGTTTTCCTGAAGAAGAGAAACGTCACATGTGCGAAGTTCTACAACAACAGGGTGGCGAATCTACAGAAATCGACGATCCGAATTGCACGCACGTG GTTGTGGACGAATCGAATGTAAACGCATTGCCGGATTTAGCTTCTGTGAGAGCTCATATTGTAAAGGCCGAGTGGTTCTGGACATCTGTGCAAAATGAGGGTGCAGCTGACGAGaaggaatatttatttgaagAT TACTTGGAATCCGTTTTATCACCAACTGTATCAGCTAGACGTGACAGTCAACAAACTGCCACACCGAGTACGGCGTCTACAAGACGAAAACGAAAACGTTTAGCAGAAACTTTATCTAGTCTGGTCCAAAACGGTGCAGATTCGCCAGCCCTGCACAAGAGACGGTCCAGCATCAGTGATGCGGGACTTTTGAGTGTTAGTGGGAGTTTCCTTGACTGTACTGCGAGCCCAGATAAGCCATTACTTGATG ATATTCCAGAAGTGGAAGCTGTTAATACGGATAACTCTAGAAAAAATTTATCACCGCGTCATCAAGTTTTCTTAGAATTAGTACAAACAGAGTCGAATTATGTTGGTATTCTCAGTACAATTATGACG TTGTTTAAATCGCCGTTAGAAGAACTCATTGACACGAGTGGCGAGCTATTGAATGGCACAGAAGCTAAAATTATATTTGGCAATTTTCCGCCCATTTATGACGTTCATAAGAAAATGTTAGAGGAACTAAGATACAGTGCTACTCACTGGATGGAGGACATTAGCATAGGTAATATATTTCTGAAGTTCGCACCTGACCTAGTCAAGGCGTATCCACCGTATGTCAACTTCTTCGAAAATACAAAGGAGATGCTCGACCAATGTGATCAAAACAAACCGCGATTTCACGCTTTTCTTAAGGTTTGTCAGACGAAGCCTGAATGCGGTCGACAAAGCTTAAAGGAGTTACTGATTAAACCAGTACAAAGGTTACCCAGTATTAGTCTGTTATTAAACG ATATCCTTAAACacacgaataaaaataacccagatCACAGCGCATTGGAGTTGTCAATTAGCAGTATTAAGGAAGTCATGACGTATATAAATGAAGACAAGAGAAAAACCGAGGGTCAGCTAgctatgtttgatatttttaatgaGATTGACAACTGCCCGCCGCATTTACTTTCTTCACATCGATCGTTTATTGGTAAATGCGACGTGATGGAACTGAGCGAGGGTCTGAGCGGGCGCGGTGATCACTTAGTTTTGTTCCTGTTTACGGATACcctcgaaatatgtaaaaagagATCGAAAGCATTCAATTCGTTGAAAAGTCCTAACACAGCCAACGGATTGCACGCGACTAAATTAAGTCAAGGGAAGCCATATAAGCATATCAAGATGTTATCACTCAGTACGATAAAAAAAGTTGTTGATATACGAGAAACTGATG AATGTCATAAAGTATTTGCTTTGATGGTGAGAAGTAATCAAGAGTTGAAGGAGAAATTGTTCTCATTTACAATTACCGATGAGGAAGtgaataaaacaaattatttacggACTTTATGCAGACAAATGGCTAATACAGTGTGTAAAGCTGATGCG GACACTTTCCTGATAAGTCTTGATTCGCATCAACTCGAAATTGACACAAGTGATGTAGCATTAGGAACATTAAGTAAAGCATTTAA GAGcctatttcataatttttacctGGAGTATATGGACCCGTATGTGTTCCTACTCAATAGCATGTGTGAAACCACGTTACATGTCCCACTACC gtTTGCGTCTCGTACAAGGATGAAAGTCGGCAGAGCGTTTAGTTTTAATAAAACTCCAAGCAAATTAAAAAGAGCGATGTCAACGATGATGTCGCCATTTGGGTCAACCAACAGCCTCACGCCAGCAAGTCAGCAACTTGCACAGATGCGGCTTGCTAGTTGCAACAATATTAAC GAGCTGGTTAATGGTGGTTCAGGCTCGCCATCTAGAGATGATGTTCTAGTAGCACCCATGTCGGTTCAGCCGACACGAAAGGCCAAATGCAGTTCCCTCAGTATGGCTTCGTTGAGAAG AAATTGTTCAGAGGAAGTCATGCAGGACAAATCCGATCTTTGA